A section of the Mangifera indica cultivar Alphonso chromosome 12, CATAS_Mindica_2.1, whole genome shotgun sequence genome encodes:
- the LOC123192383 gene encoding uncharacterized protein LOC123192383 yields the protein MAAFESLKDDVFWLPSKFEDALLVDKENTPVVMKGFVKRDAEMEKPTSLCFPTEFPYEFDSFDSALSCPVESVNGPTETENTSDEEDFLAGLTRRLTQSSTQKLAVPGLTKDKLESWVMAGSPESTLSGIGSWSVSSNGSPNGSSSPPSTPFGEQNDTWDLISAAAGQVARLKMSHGGVKYDVNNSHGGGLIAAPMTTPSPVHVIKSPNSGSDSSKSGNYSPAQTIQYQMLRPHNGGLNSVMRGRQQVRSTWSTQPQPQQIQSKARSVVYENARCGRSVVLSQAAWPPLQVQQHQHQQPQHSASAMKPVFLGGSAGVKRECAGTGVFLPRRYVNNPCDSRKKSGCSTLLLSAKAAQGLNLSVEDINGNNAHSHHRFNTALGLHYDAVMARGTELLTLQKQRSIRPEAAPLNHEVHLPQEWTY from the exons ATGGCCGCGTTTGAGTCCTTAAAAGATGACGTTTTCTGGTTAccttcaaagtttgaagatGCACTTCTCGTGGATAAAGAAAATACCCCTGTTGTGATGAAAGGTTTTGTGAAGAGAGATGCTGAGATGGAGAAGCCCACCAGTCTCTGTTTCCCTACTGAGTTTCCTTACGAGTTTGACTCGTTCGATTCAGCTCTCAGTTGTCCGGTGGAGTCAGTGAACGGTCCAACTGAGACGGAGAACACCAGCGACGAGGAGGACTTCCTTGCCGGGTTAACTCGCCGTCTCACTCAATCCTCAACTCAGAAGCTCGCTGTCCCTGGTCTCACTAAAGACAAGCTCGAG AGCTGGGTTATGGCCGGGTCACCCGAGTCGACTCTGAGTGGAATAGGGAGCTGGTCAGTGTCAAGCAACGGAAGCCCAAACGGTTCCTCTTCTCCTCCGTCGACGCCGTTTGGTGAACAAAACGACACGTGGGACCTTATATCTGCCGCCGCAGGACAGGTCGCTAGGTTGAAGATGAGTCACGGAGGCGTCAAATACGACGTCAACAACAGCCATGGCGGAGGCCTTATTGCTGCTCCTATGACCACTCCAAGCCCCGTGCATGTTATCAAAAGCCCCAACTCTGGCTCAGATTCGAGCAAATCTGGTAATTATAGCCCTGCTCAAACAATTCAG TATCAGATGCTAAGGCCTCACAACGGCGGTTTAAACAGTGTGATGCGGGGAAGACAGCAAGTGAGGTCAACGTGGTCGACTCAGCCACAGCCACAACAGATCCAGAGTAAAGCCAGAAGTGTTGTTTATGAAAACGCGAGATGTGGGCGTTCTGTAGTCTTGTCTCAAGCTGCATGGCCTCCGCTTCAAGTTCAgcaacatcaacatcaacaaccACAACACTCTGCTTCGGCCATGAAACCTGTGTTTCTTGGTGGATCTGCTGGCGTCAAAAGAGAATGTGCTGGTACTGGTGTGTTCTTGCCGCGGAGATATGTTAACAACCCTTGCGATTCTCGCAAAAAATCAG GCTGTTCAACTCTTCTACTATCAGCGAAGGCTGCTCAGGGTTTGAATCTGAGTGTCGAAGACATAAATGGGAATAATGCTCACTCTCACCACCGATTCAATACGGCTCTTGGTCTCCACTATG ATGCTGTAATGGCGAGAGGAACCGAGCTTTTGACCCTTCAAAAGCAACGAAGCATAAGACCTGAGGCTGCTCCACTAAATCATGAAGTACATCTTCCTCAAGAGTGGACatattga